CCCAGTTTTTGGACACTGCCCACtcggcacaaactggttgaatcaatgttatttcaacgtaatttgtcaacatattgtgacattgaatctatgtggaaaatacattgtaTTTGAAAAAATGAATCAACGTAAACTTTTGTTTTGACAGTGAAATTTCAACAACAGgattacagtgcctttagaaagtattcatatcccttgacttattccacattttattgtgttagagTCTGATTTCAAAATtcattaaatagatttttttgggtcctccatttacacacaatacgccataatgacaatgtgaaaacatgtttttagaaaatttcaaattgcaaatgtataaaaaatgaaatacagaaatgtaaTTTACagtagtattcacacccctgagtcaatacaatacatgttagaattaccgttggcagcgattacagctgatgagtctttctgggtaagtctctaagagctttgcacacctggattgtacaatatttgcacattattattaaaaaaatgcttcaagctctgtcaagttggttgttgatcattgctagacagccatgttcaagtcttgccatagattttcaagccgatttaactcaaaactgtaactacgctactcaggaacattcaatgtcatcttggtaagcaactccagtgtatatttggcgttgtgctttaggttattgtcctgctgaaaggggaaattgtctcccagtgtctgttggaatgtagactgaaccaggttttcctgcttagctctattccgttttattttatcccccccaaaaaatccctagtccttgctgatgacaagcatacccataacatgatgcagctaccaccatgcttgtatatatgaagagtggtactcagtgatgtgttgtgttggattttccccgaacataacactttgtattcattcatccattctcagttttctcctatcacaaccattaaactctctaactgttttaaagtcacctttggcctcatggtgaaatccctcagcggtttacttcctgtctggcaactgagttaggaaggatgcctgtatatttgtagtgactgggtgtattgatacaccctccaaagtatcattaataacttcaccatgctcaaaggaatactCAATGtcggatttttttttttttacccatcttccAATAGGTAcctttctttgcaaggcattggaaaacctccctggtctttgtggttgaatctgtgtttgaaattcactgctcaaatTGAGGGaacttgcagataattgtatgtgtgatgtacagagatgaggtagtctttcaaaaatcatgttaagcaCTGTTATCGCACACAGAGTGAGTCgaacgtattatgtgacttgctaaacacatttttactcctgaatgtatgtaggcttgccataacaaataggttgaatacttactgactcaagacatttcagctttgaatattttattaatttgtaaaaatgtcttaaagtgtaattccactttgacataatggGGAATTGAGTGTAGGCCAGTGATACAAAATCTCAAcgggtcaaggggtgtgaatactttctgaaggcactgtatgtcatcatggtaaccaaattcCAACATAGACAAACTTTGTATATAATGTCAACGcaaacaaatatcaacatttgaaggacaGTTTGTAGAAACTAATAATttgtatgttggattcacatctccatcaaCCAAGAatgtaagttaaagaataggactaaatcaaatcaaacttcattTAAAATGCTTTTAAACATTGATtatatttagtcctattctttaacttagatttttgtttgagatggagacgtgatcCAACATATccagtagtgtagtggagggaaAATGCAAGTAAGCGCATTTTACCcccgtttttttttttgccaagtTTACCCACAATTTGCAGAAAAATGCATTTAAAGTACAGGAAGAGTGACTTTTTTCACTGCACTGGCGTTCAGTGAATTcttttttttaccactacatcactgaacatatcaattattaatttgtagacacattggaattaaagccagactatgtcagtggcacagatggaactattcAAGCAAAAGATACACCTCCTTCatatgttgatatttggttgcattgacaaccaaacacaatgcaatatcacttttgaaatacTATAAAAACTGTATTTGGGTTTACATACTTTTATCACTAGGTGTAAAAATCCATGTGTAATAAGGACACTGCAATTTGAGTCAGTGTGATACTGTTTGCGTTCAGTTAGAGCagagtgtctgtctgtttcccagactgtctgtctgttacatcctgtctgtctgtttcccagCATTGAAGGACTTCAGGGTGGTGGTGAGGAGGACGGAGGCAGCAGAGCGCTGCAAGCTGAGAGGCCCCTGTGTTCTACGGACAGACTTCGACAGCCTCCTCCTCAAAGAGCCCAAGTCAGGAGAGGTTCTTTTCACCTGGCCCTACCGCTTCCTCCGGAGGTTCGGACGAGACAAGGTGACATCCTCATCAAACTGTCAACTACAAAAGCCCAGTAATCACAACAACATCTAAAATCTCAACAAATCTCTCTTGGAATGGTTGAGGATAGGGTTGTAAAATTCCGGTAACTTTGCAAGTATTCCAAGGTTTTCAAGAAATCCTTGTTGGGGGATTCCTGGATATCCCGCTTTTTCCCTCCTGATTTCACTAATCTTCTTACTGGGACTTCTGGAAAACCTAGGAATTTTGGCCAAGTTTTTGCAAATCTAGTTGAGGACAATTATTTTAGTGTTAAAGAAAGGCGACCCAAATACAGTACAGTCTTTAAATAAAGCACAACAAGGTTTCTCCCTATGAGTGAATAGCTGATAATTATACGTAAGAAACTTTCCTTCAGAGTGAAGTCTTAAGCAATCTCACACAAATTTCTTTACAGGTGACATTTTCCTTTGAAGCGGGTCGCAGATGTGACTCTGGTGAAGGTAGCTTTGAGTTTGACACCAAACAGGGCAACATGCTGTTCCAGGCCTTGGAGTCAGCCATCAACCTCCAGAGGGGTGCAGGCCCACCCCTCCGACAGGCCTCAGGAGGCCAGGAGATGGACCCTGGGCCCAGGCTCCTGCCAGCAGGGGAGCCGGGTGTTTACAGCACCGTCAATGAAGCCCTGCAGAGGGACGGATCCTctcccccacacctcccccaggCCAAATTGGAGGCCCCCATGGAGAAACTCCTCACCGGGGTCAAGAGCCTGACACTGGACACCAGAGGCATTCCCTGCAAGAACCAGGTGAAGAACATCTCCAGCTGTCCTCTGATGAACAGCGAGAGTCAGACCTACTCTGAGATCAACATGCCTCTGGAGAGGAGGCAGCAGGAGGATAAGCCCTCCCTCAGCCTCAGCGCTGGACCCAACCACTCCTCCGAGGACTCAGACTACTCTCTCCCCTTTGACACCATTGCCAAGAACCTGATGGCGGACATGCTGCTTAGTGTCCACCTCCCCCTGGGGGTGGAGCCGCAAGGCTGTGAGAGGTCAGGCTGCCAGGAGGACGATGCTCCAGATCCCCTCTACGACAGCATTGATGAGTCGGCCATCCGATCAGGCCTAAGGAGGTCTGAGGGCACTAAAGTCAGCTACACGAAGGCAGAGCACATCTACGATGAGCCAGAGGGCTGTGCTGTAGCTATAGCTTTGGAGCCCAACTGCCCCACCTCTGTTTACGATGACCCCgaggaggtcagaggtcatgcaTGGAAAATCATGGGCACCATAGCTGACCCCAATGGCCACGAGTATCCATACAACCCTCACGTTGATGACTACGCTGTCCCCAAGCCACCTAAGAGAGCTTTTCCGCCAGATACACCCCAACATGGAGAGGAAGAAAACTCTCCGTATGATAACGTGAGGGTGAAAATGAACTAATGTGAAAACAGAGGGCGCCCACACCAAAGATGTCATCATGAAAAGGTCTGGGATACTATGTGAGCCCATTGTAAAACTGAATTCAGAGGATTTCTCAAGGTTTGTTGACTACTGTTCCCTGATGCGTCATAAAACCACTATGCCCAACATATTTTATTTTAGTCGTGGTTTATCGTATACCCAATTTCTGCTGTGAAGGTCTTGAATACACCTACAATAACTCATATATATGTTTTACACTGTATGCTGTTCTACAGTCTTTGGCCAGCAGGAGGTACCAACACAGCTTGACTCCAAGTTTTCTTTGTAAGTACTTTTTATCTTTGAAGCAGgatgttttgtaaaaaaaaagttaCTTAATTGTCATAAATCTgaaaataaatgtgatatttaagtccTATGGATTTTGATACTGAATCTGTCTGCTCAGcatctatttaaaaaatataattaaTAGGGGTAAAAAGTTCTGGAATACATTTGCATTATTTGAATCTGTGGGAAAGTATTTCCTGATGTTTTTTATGTGGTAGAAGTACAACATGCCCCAGAGGAATCCTGTATTATCCTGTATATTGTAcattggcttgcgaaagtattcacccccttggcgtttttcctattttgttgccttacaaccttgaattaaaattgatttttgggggggggttgtatcatttgatttacacaacatgcctaccactttaaagatgcaaaatattttttattgtgaaacaaacaagaaataagacaaaaaaacagaaaacttccgcgtgcataagtattcaccccccccccccccccccaaaagtcaatactttgtagagccaccttttgcagcaattacagctgcaagtctcttggggtatgtctctataagcttggcacatctagccactgggatttttgcgcattcttcaaggcaaaactgctccagctccttcaagttggatgggttctgctggtgcaCTTCAATCTTTAAGTCTGGATTGAGGTCTAGGCTTTgaataggccattccaagacatttaaatgttcccCCTTAatccactcgagtgttgctttagcagtatgcttagggtcattgtcctgctggaaggtgaacctccgtcccagtctcaaatctcttgaagactgaaacaggtgtCCCTCAAGAATTTTTCTGTAtttatcattccttcaattctgaccaatttcccagtccctgccgatgaaaaacatccccacagcatgatgctgccaccaccatgcttcattgtggggagggtgttctcggggtgataggaggtgttgggtttgcgccagacatagcgttttccttgatggccaaaaagctcaatttaagtatcatctgaccagagtatcttcttccatatgtttggggagtctcccacatgccttttggtgaacaccaaacatgtttgcttgttttttctttaagaaattgcttttttctgcccactcttccgtaaagcccagctctggagtgtatggcttaaagtagtcctatggacagatactacaatctctgctgtggagctttgcagctccttcagggttatctttggtatctttgttgcctctctgattaatgccctccttgcctgttctgtgagttttggtgggcagccctctcatggcatgtttgttgtggtgccatattttttccatttttttaataatggatttaatggtgctccgtgggatgttcaaagtttctgatatttttttataacccaaccctgatctgtacttctcctcaactttgtccctgacctgtttggagagctccttggtcttcatggtgccgcttgcttggtggagccccttgcttagtggtgttgcagactctggggccattcagaacaggtgtatatatactgagatcatgtgacagatcatgtgacattttgattgcacacaggtggactttatttaattaattatgtaacttctgaaggtaattggttgcaccagatcttatttaggggcttcatagcaaagggggtgaatacacatGCATGCACCACTCTTCAGttaatttttttgaattttctaaaacaagtatttttttcatttcacttcaccaatttggactatttttgtgtatgtccattacataaaatccaaataaaaatcaatttaaattacaggttgtaatgcaacaaaataggaaaaacgccaagggggatgaataccttTGCAAGGCCCTGTATATTTTCTTGCTTTGTCTCCTAATTCCTGCAACCTTTCAAGGAATGTCAATTTCCCAACTTTCTTTGCATC
This region of Salmo trutta chromosome 29, fSalTru1.1, whole genome shotgun sequence genomic DNA includes:
- the dok2 gene encoding docking protein 2, which gives rise to MEEDIRKKGMLYLQQHRFGKKWKKVWSILYRESTCSISRLEFFECKDGASTLEKSDKNLRKQQESKKVIKLSDCIRVSEVDMEGSPKDCGQFHVETADKLFVFAAEMVELDDWTQKLCEIAFPMNWGEKGGMKRNSMQRSKADAAEMGMEDNSLYSRRDSALKDFRVVVRRTEAAERCKLRGPCVLRTDFDSLLLKEPKSGEVLFTWPYRFLRRFGRDKVTFSFEAGRRCDSGEGSFEFDTKQGNMLFQALESAINLQRGAGPPLRQASGGQEMDPGPRLLPAGEPGVYSTVNEALQRDGSSPPHLPQAKLEAPMEKLLTGVKSLTLDTRGIPCKNQVKNISSCPLMNSESQTYSEINMPLERRQQEDKPSLSLSAGPNHSSEDSDYSLPFDTIAKNLMADMLLSVHLPLGVEPQGCERSGCQEDDAPDPLYDSIDESAIRSGLRRSEGTKVSYTKAEHIYDEPEGCAVAIALEPNCPTSVYDDPEEVRGHAWKIMGTIADPNGHEYPYNPHVDDYAVPKPPKRAFPPDTPQHGEEENSPYDNVRVKMN